The window CAAATTAGCCGAAATCAGTTCATTCGTACCCTCATCTTCATATTCGTAATAAAAATATTGTTCTCCGTAACGAACTACATAATACATGATGTTCGTTTCGTATTCGTAAAAAGGGAATGATAGATTTAAATTATGTTCAAGAGATGGTAGGTTGTTGATTGTATTTTGTTGTTCTGTTTTCTGTAGTTGCAATTTATCATTTTTCTTCTTTTGAAGAAATAGTTCTTCCCTTTTCTTTTCAACGTTATGCATTAAAAGACGTTCATCTATATCGAGTAAATAGGAACACTCCTTTACATAAATTAAGCGGGTAATTTCTTCAGGAATTAATGCAATGGTATATACTGTTTCAGTAAGGATTTGTACTTTTTTGATAGGATCATTACCTGCATCTTGCATTAATAACTCAACTTTAAATCTGACGAAATCCGTTTCATTCTTTTTGATATAATTATTGAATGAAGTAGCTGATTGTTTTTGTGAAAAAGAATCTGGATCTTCCCCTTCTGGAAGTAATACAGTTTTGATATTTAAACCAGTTTCTAACAAGAGATTAATACTTCTCAAGGCAGCCTTGATTCCTGCAGTATCCCTATCGTAAAGTACAGTTATATTTTTGGTAAAACGTCGAATCAGTCGAATTTGTCCTTGTGTTAAAGCTGTTCCAGCAGAAGCAACCACGTTTTCTATGCCTGCTTGGTGCATGGAAATGACATCGGTATATCCTTCTACCAAATAACATTGATCATATTTGACTATTGCTTGGCGAGCAAAATAAATACCATAAAGTTCATTACTTTTATGATAGATTTCGCTTTCTAGGGAGTTAACATATTTAGCTACTTTTTCTTCTTTTTTTAAAATACGTCCTCCAAAAGCGACTATTTTTCCTGATAAAGTATGTATAGGGAAAATAACCCTTTCTCTAAAACGATCAATAGTATAATTTTTTTCTATAATACTCAATCCAGTTTTTTTAAGATATTCTTGTTTGTACCCGGCTCTTATAGCTGTCTGTGTAAATGAATCACGTTGAGAATCAGCATATCCAAGTTGAAATTTTTGTATAATATCTTTTCGAAAATTTCTTTTTCGAAAATAGGAAAGTCCTACTGATTGTCCTTCTTTCGTATCGAAAAGATTAGTAGAAAAGGTCTTCTGGGCAAAACTATTAAGAATAAACATTGCCTCACGGATATTTTGAATCTGTTTTTGTTCATTGCTCATTTTTATTTCACGAAATTCGATACCATATTTTTTTGCTAAATATTGCAAGGCCTCTGGATATGAAAGTTGTTCATACTTCATTACGAAATGGATGGCTGTACCGCCTTCTCCACAGGCAAAACATTTATAAAGATTTTTGGCAGGTGAAACATAAAGAGAAGGTGTATTATCCTCGTGGAAAGGGCATATCCCCACATAATTGACTCCTCGTTTTTTTAGAGTAACGAAATCTGAAACAACTTCATAAATTTGTGATGCGGACTGGATCCGCTCTATGGTAATAGAGTCAATCATTGTTAAATAATAGATTTGTTCAACCAGTTATTCACATTGGTGTCGTAATGGATGAGATGTTGCTCGTATATCATCTTCTTTATAGAAGCATGTTTTACTTTCATGCTACTGCGCAAACGCATGTAGACTTCACTTGTTGCGAGTATCCATGCTTCCTCTATCTTAGATAAAAGAGTAATGGATAGAATTAGTTTTTTCATGACTATAGTTTTTTCATGACTACCGTTTAATTTGATTGTTTATGTAAGTAGAAAATGTAGAAAACGGCCATGGTCGTTGTAGTCGAATTTCAGTTCTTTAGACTTTCATTTTAACTCTACTTTGTCTATGTGATGAGTTATTTTTTTTCTCCATTTATCCTTGTCATTAATTTTGTTGATAATGGTACGTATTGGAATTCTTCTTTCTTTCCTACGTAAACTTTTATTGCTCTTCAATAGGAAGAGAGGAAATTTTGTTTCCTTTGCTATTCTCTTTAGGCTTGAATTTTTTATGTAAGTAAAATCAATATATACTTAAGAAAAGAAAGCTCGTTTTTTTCATAAAAACACCCTTCTTTTTTATATTATGTTTGCTTCTCTATGATGAGAAAACTTATTCCTAGGTCAAATTTTTCGAGCCTTTCTCTAATTGTCGTTCAAATCCTATGTTGGCATTAATTCTAATTAGCATCATTAGCCTTTTCTTTTAGTTTCAATTTTTTTCATATTTTTCTTGTTCCGATTTTCGAAAGTTTTCATTTGTTAAAATGCACCTTTATTTTTTTAGGTAATGCTTTTATTATTTATCCTCAATCATGAAAACAATAACGTAATAATGATATATTTTATATATAATAATTACCAATTAACCATGATTTAATCATGATCAGATTTTTTTTAAATATCAAAAGAGCTTTGTGACTTTTTTTAAAAAATGTGTTTTCTCTTCAGGAGAGAAATGTTTTATAGCATACCTCAGCATTGTACGGGGCATCCGTTTGTAATTTTTTTCAAGGAAACTAACTATTATCGGATAATTTCTTTTGCTGACTTCCCGTAACATCCATCCAACTGCTTTGTGTATTAAATCGTGTTGATGATTCAATAATTTTTCTGATATAGCTAAGGTATCATCAAATTGTTGATTTTTGATGAATGTCCATGTAGAGACAATAGCTATTCGTTGTTCCCACAGATTATTGCTTCTGCAAAGCTTATAAAGCACATCTCTATCCTCTTTGTTTAACAAATATGATCCTATCACATCACGACAAGTAATATCTACCAAGTCCCAATTATTAATTCTATGAATATTTTTCAGATAGAAATTAAATATTTTTTTTCTTTCTTCCTCTTTTTTCGTCTCCTTAAACTGTTTGACTAAAAATAGTAATCCTGCTAATCGGACTTCGTGATACTTGGAATCTAGTAGTATTTGTATTTCTGAAAAAGGGAAGTTAGGACTTTTTTTAACGATATCTCTAACCATTGGGACAGACAAACCTAACATAATATCACCTTCTGCATAATCACCTTTTTTTGTTTTAAAATATTTTTGGAGAAATTTTGCTTTTTCGATGTCGGAAACAGACAAAATTTTATAGAGAAGAGATATAGCATTCATTTTTCTCTTAATTTAAAAATAAAGTCTGTTGAAAAATATACATAAAACATCCACTCAAATAACCTATTAATGTCAACCATGATATTTTTTTCAAATACCAAATGAAATCAATCTTTTCCATACCCATTACAGCTACACCTGCAGCAGAACCAATAATCAAAATGCTTCCTCCTGTTCCTGCAGTGTAAGCAAGAAAAGCCCAGAAATAGTGATTAATTGGGAAATGATACATTCCTATTATTCCAGCTACCAAAGGAACATTATCTACTATAGAAGAAAGAATTCCTATAATTACAGAAATCAAGTAATATTTATTTGGTTCTTTCATCGAAATTTTTTCCAAAGAACAAGAAAGTAGATCCAATTGTCCACAAGTCTGCAAAGCACCTACTGCCATTAGTATACCTAAAAAGAAAAGAATACTAGGAGTATCAATTTGTTTTAAAATATTATGTACAGATAAATAATCATATTTGTTACTTAATTGCTTTTTATGTATGAAGCCAGTTACAATCCAAAGAATGCCTAAACCTCCCAACATTCCCAAATAGGGGGGAAGATGAGTAACCGTTTTGAAAATAGGAACAAATAGTAGAGCCCCAATACCTAAAAAGAACACAAAATTTCTTATTCTACTTGAAAAAACAACTTCTTTCTCTGAATTATTTGTTTTCAAACGAGTAATAGATCCTTTCATCGTAAAAGAAAGTATTCCAAAAGGAATAATTATGGATGTCAACGCAGGTAAAAACGTGTTAAAAATAATATAACTCGAACTAACTTTGTCTGCAATCCATAACATAATAGTTGTAATATCTCCAATAGGAGACCATGTTCCGCCAGCATTCGCTGCTAGAACAACCATACTTCCGAAAAACCAACGTTCTTTCTTATTAGAAATTAATTTTCGTAACAAAGCAACTATCACGATAGATGTTGTAAGGTTATCCAATACAGCTGACATAACAAAAGTCAAAAGCCCAATAATCCACAACAAAGAGACTTTTTGAGTTGTGTTAATTTTATCTGTAATTAATCTAAAACCTCCATATACATCGACTATCTCAACAATTGTCATTGCCCCCAAAAGAAAAAATAAAATCTCTGATACTTCCCCCAAACGTTCAACTAAAGGAACATGAGCAAGCCAAGTTGCAAAATTTGGACAAGAATAATGCTCACAATAAGACAGAAAGCTACCATAAACTGGAGAGGACGACCAGTCTCCTAATGCAAAAAATATCCATAAAAGTATCGCCAATAACAATGCCGTAGCTGTCTTATGAATATGCAATAAATTTTCTAGGGCAATACACGCATAACCTATTATAAAGGTTACAATCATCAAAATGAACATAATAAATAACTGATATCAAGATTTAATGGAGATCAAAGATAATTAAGAAGAGTGGATTTTTTGAATATTCCTTCGTAGACTATGAAACTTATTAAATTAAGGAAACAACGACATGTAGACAGTGTGTTTTTTGTATCAAAAAGATATTGTTATATATAATATGACAAGATTATCCAACTCCTCGTATTAAAATTTATATATATAAAAACTTTATATATATAATTATAAAGTGTATTTAAAGATATTTATGAAAATCAATTTTTATTCGTAAGAAGTAAGAATTGTTCATAAAATTTATAGTGCGTTGAAATTTGGATTATTGTCTTGAGTTTTCTCATCGATCTAGCAAAAATCTTTAGCTTCATATATTATTATTTTTAACTTATTTCTTAATTTTGGTAAAAAAAAATTGTTAGGGCTTTGAAACTTCGGTTTAATATACATTTTCATACATCCTCGGGACAAAAATTATTTATTATTGGATCTATTCATGAACTGGGGAAGTGGGATATGGAACAAGCTAAAGAAATGTTCCACTTGGGTGATGGAATATGGTACGTTGAGTTAAACATACCTAACGAGGTTTTTCTTCTTTACTACCGTTATTTTTTAAAATCTGGGGAAGGCAAGTTAACTTTTGAAGAATGGAAGCATCCTCATTATGTCCGTCTTAACAATCATTACAAAAATTACTATATATGGGATTTTTGGCAATTAAACCCTCAGTATAGAGTTTTTTATTCATCTGCATTTACCAAAAATTGGTTTGCACGTCATGATGAACATATTATTGTTCCAATATATAAAAGAACGATTCGTATTAAGATATCAGCTCCGTTGGTTGCTCCTAATGAACGTGTAGTACTTTTAGGGAACAGTGAAGCGCTTGGAAATTGGATTCCAGAAAAGGCATTATCTCTTTCGTGTGAAAAATTTCCAGATTGGCAAATTGACTTAGATGCGGACAAGTTACCAAAAACATTTGAATATAAATTTTGTATCATTGATGAAGAGAAAAAAAGCTTCCTCCGTTGGGAACTAGGAGAAAACCGATGTGTTAATGTTCCTATTCTAGAGAAGGATGAAACTTTTATTATTTCAAGTTTGTATTTTAGGGACAAAGACCCTGAATGGAAATGTGCAGGAGTTGTTATCCCTGTTTTTTCATTGAAAACAAATAATAGTTTTGGAATTGGTGATTTTGGTGATTTGCTTCAAATAATTGATTGGGTAAGAATAACTAATCAAAAAATCATTCAAATTCTGCCTATCAACGATACAACAAATGGGCATACGTGGAAAGATTCTTATCCTTATAATATAATTTCTGCTTATGCCTTGCATCCGATTTATCTGAATTTGAAAGCTATGGGGACATTGAAAAATTCAGAAAGAGATACTTTTTACAAGTCCAAACAAGCAGAATTGAATAAATCTCCCGTAGTGAATTATAAGGAGGTAGATAAATGGAAATGGGAGTTTTTTCGTGAAATATTTCGACAAGATGGAGAGGGAGTATTGTCTTCGTGTGAGTTTGTTTCCTTTTTTAAGGAAAATCAAGAGTGGCTGATCCCTTATGCTAATTACTGTCATATAAGAGATGAACGTGATTCAACTTTTTCTCAACAAGAAAGATACATTCCATGTCACGACTTTCAATTACCCCAATATAAATTTTATTATTATTTGCAGTTTCATGCACATAAACAACTAAAAAAAGTAAGCAATTATGCCCGTCAAAATAAAATTGTATTAAAAGGCGATATTCCTGTTGGTGTTCATAGAGAAGGGGTTGAGACATGGATAAAGCCAGATTATTTTAATATGCATTTTCAGGTTGGAGCTCCTCCAGATACTTTTTCTGATGAGGGACAAGTATGGGGTTTTCCAGTTTGCAATTGGAAAAAAATAGAACTTGATAATTATAGTTGGTGGAAAAAACGCCTCCAAAAAATGGCAGATTATTTTGATGCATATCGAATCGACCATATCCTTGGTTTTTTTCGTATTTGGCAGATTCCTGAAAATTTTAGTAATGGATCACTGGGTTATTTTAGCCCCGCTTTGCCTCTCTGCATAGAAGAAATAAAAAGGTGGGGATTACCTTTTTGTAAAAACACCAAGGAGTTATTCATTGAAGATTTGGATAAAAAAGGGTACTACCACCCTCGTATTCTTGCTCGCCATACTCTTATTTATAAGCAACTTAATCAAAATCATCAAAAATCTTTTGACCATCTTTATAATGATTACTTCTATCAACGAAACAATGAACTTTGGAAGTTGATTGCTTTAAAACATTTAACACAAATCGTTGATTTTACTGATATGCTGGTTTGCGGCGAAGATTTGGGGATGATCCCTCACTCGGTACCAGAAGTGATGAATACATTGCAAATACTAAGTCTAGAAATAGAACGCATACCCAAATCATCGGGACAAGAATTTACTGACTTAAATTGTGTTCCTTATTTTTCGGTTTGTACAACATCTACCCATGACATGGCTCCTATCCGGTTATGGTGGAAAGAAGATGAAAAGCAAACTCAACACTATTATAATCGAGTTTTGAAAAAGGAAGGGACTGCTCCCAAAGACTGCACCCCTAAAATAAGCGAATCTATCATTTGTAACCATTTGAACGCAAAATCTATGTTGGTTATTATTCCCCTACAGGATTGGCTTTCCATAGATGCTCAATTACGTAATTCAAACCCCGATACAGAACGGATTAACAATCCAACTAATCCTTGTCATCATTGGCAATATCGTATGCACCTTACTATTGAGGATTTACTGGAAGCAGAAAACTTGAACACTAAAATATGTAGTTTAATTCATCGATCGTATCGAACCCAACCTTAAAAAAATATTTTTAACTCAGAAACGAATAAGAAAAATCAGAGAGATCCTCAAAGTTTTTCTTACTCAGGGATCTTTGAGCGGAAGACGGGACTCAAACCCGCGACCCTCAGCTTGGAAGGCTAATGCTCTATCAACTGAGCTACTTCCGCTTGTTGAGAAGTAAGTGGGTAGTGATGGATTCGAACCACCGAAGGTATACACCAGCTGAGTTACAGTCAGCCCCATTTGACCTCTCTGGTAACTACCCTTTGAGCCTCTCTTGTGAGCCTCTTGTCGGATTCGAACCAACGACTCCGAGATTACAAATCACGTGCTCTGACCAACTGAGCTAAAGAGGCAATATGCCACAACTAACCGTGAATTAAAAACAATACTTTCTTGAAAGTATGTGGGTATAGACATGACTTGAACGAACATTGCTTCATATGTATTGTTCTATAACAACACATTATCGACAGACTGCTTCCATTTTTTTTGTTTGCATTTTAATTGATTTCATAAACTTTAATCACCAACGTCCCAATAGTTATTGTAGCTACTATCTGTAGTAGGCAATCGATCGATCAATCAATCGCACAGCCCCAACTATTCACCCGAGCGAAAAACGGGACTTGAACCCGCGACCCTAACCTTGGCAAGGTTATACTCTACCAACTGAGCTATTTTCGCAACTCCATGAGTGCAAATGTAAAATCAATTTTTCTTTTATGCAAAATATTTTTTAGTGATAAAAACTTTAGAGCAACTATATATTTATTATGGTCGAATAGTATAGATAATTCGTTTTACTTTTGTACGTGATTTCATTCATGAGATCTCATACAAAAGTAAAATAGAAAAAGTTTAGATACAACGACAATTTTTGAATTAACCTATTCAGATCGTTTGGTTAAAAAATGCTTTTATCATCATATGATATTAAAGAAATTTATTATTTACTTGTTGAGATTATTTAGACTTTTTTCAACCAAGAATGTTTATTTATACAAGAATGTTTATTTATAATAGAATATAATAGAATATAAAAAATCATGTTGGAAAAGTTAAAGGAAACAGTATCATGGCTTAGACCAAAGGTATCTGCAGAAACGAAAATAGGGATTATTTTAGGCACAGGTTTGGGGGAATTAGCAAACAGCATTACGAACAAAACAGAGATTCCTTATGAAAAAATTCCACATTTCCCCATTTCAACAGTCGAAGGACATAATGGAAAATTACTTATTGGTCAATTGGGTGAGAAATCCGTAGCCGTTATGCAGGGAAGATTTCATTACTATGAGGGATATGATATGAGTCATATAACTTACCCTGTAAGAGTAATGCAATTTCTTGAGTTCAACTATCTAATTATAAGTAATGCAGCAGGTGGAATAAATGCTACTTTTCAAATAGGAGATATCATGTTAATAGAAGATCATATTAATCTTTTTCCTAAAAATCCTTTGAGAGGGAGAAATTTCCCAGAATTTGGAGTTCGTTTCCCAGATATGAGTCAAGTATATGATAAAGAATTAAGAAGTTTAGCAATTTCTGTTACAAAAAAAAATAATATCAAACTGCAGTTCGGGACTTATGTAGGCGTTCAAGGGCCGACGTTTGAAACCCCTGCGGAATACAATTATTTCAGAATAATAGGAGGCGATGCTATTGGTATGAGTACTATACCTGAAGTAATAGTCGCACGACATGGAGGGTTGAGAGTACTAGCATTTTCTATAATCACTGATTTGGGAATTTTGGGAAAAATCATAGAGGTAAACCATAAAGATGTGCGGAAAGCAGGAAATAGTGCACAACCTCAAATGGCTTTTATTATAAAAGAAATAATCAAATATTTATGATCGATCGTTTAGAGAATTTGGGTTTATTACTCACCATTATAAACTTCAAATGATCCATTCGTCTACAATTATTAGGAATGGGAAAAAATTATTCATAATTGGAGAAAAGTAGATTTACTCCAGATTTTGCAGGGAAAGAATATTTGTTAGAGAGAAACCTCGTTTTGAGATCTGTAAAGGTATTGTCGAAATTTTAATAAAAAAAATAATTGCATTATTCCCACTTTTATGATTGTTATTTCGAGTGCTTTAGAATCTGATATCATTGTTTGTTGTGTTGTGAACAAAACAATATGGGTTGTATTCTTTATTAAGAACGCATCCAATTCTTAAGAAAAATGGATATCAAGGGTATTCATTATTATTTTCAATTTACACTAAACGATTATGAAAGAGAATGTTTTGAAACCCATTACTATTAGTAGAATTGAGAGAAATATTGTATCGTTTGTCTAAATTAATTGAAAGAGAAAAAGTAATTTGATATGGGGCTGACTAGCTTCCGATTGTCTATCCAAAACTTGATCCTCGTGATTTTTTGAAAAAGATTTGGTACGTAGGAGTCAATTTAAAAGGATATACTGACATAAGTTGGTTTTTAGTTTTGTGGATATAAGGAATTATCGAAAAGTAAAAAATAATTTGCTTAAGTATTATACAGTGCTTTATTCAGAAGACAGCATTTTAGGAAAGTCAGAATTGAATGAAGAATAGCAGCTGAGAACCGCTGATGAAGGACTTGTTGGAATTGGGGGAAAGTGGAACACTGAAGGTTGGAATATCATAATAGCAACTTGTTGCTGAAAAGGTTGATTTAGATAAATACGAAATTGAGCATAATCAATGTATCGACGTTGATCTAATTCAGCGAATTTTTTCTGATAGAGAAGAATTATATTGTTTTCTGTCGCAGAATAATAGTGGTAAAAAGGATAATGAAAAAGATGTGCTCATATAATGGGTATTTGGTATTGGTACGTACAACACTTGCCAACGTTTCTGTATTTATTGTTATGCAATTATTTCAAAAGAGGAACTAGAGGATAAAATTGAAGGACGTTTTTTCTCTGAATGAAAGCCATTTTTGAAAGATTAAGAATACTTGATGATAGTTGTAAATCATACCTAAGGTTTCAGTTATTTTTTATGGTTTTGTTTTTTTAATTTTGATCCTTTATATATAAACCATATTCCCGCAATAATGAATGGAACACTTAGTAATTGACCCATGTTTAGTAACATGTTCTCTTCAAACGACTCTTGTGTGTTTTTACAGAATTCGATAAAAAAACGCGGAACAAAAATACCTGTTAAAAATACACCGAATATGAGTCCATGATATCTATAGTCTTCTTTTTCCCAATACATCCAGAGACAAACACAGGCGGTAAGCATGTAGAAGAATGCTTCATAAAGTTGTGTAGGATGCGAAGGAGGTGTAAAAATAAGATTTGCACCACCTTGTTGTACATTTTTTATAAAGCGAAACGCCCAAGGTACATTTGTTGGATGACCATATATTTCGTGATTCATTAAGTTGCCTAGGCGAATTAATGCAGCTACAAAACCTACAGGAACTACCAGTCGGTCGAATGTCCATAACATACTCTTATGAGTTATTTTTTTTGAATAAATCCAAACTGCAATAATGATTCCGATGGTTCCGCCATGACTGGCTACTCCTCCTTCCCAAACTTTAATTATTTCAAAGGGATGAGATAAATAATAATTTGGGCTATAGAATAAACAATGTCCTAATCGAGCACCTATAATAGTGGAAATTACTACATAAAGAGATAATTTATCAAGCCATGCTTCATCTAATTTTTCTTGTTTCCAAATTTTTTGAACGATCCATCTTCCTATTGTAAATCCTACCGCAAAGGCAATGCCATACCAACGCACTTCTTTGTCAACAAGAGGAATAGTAAAGGCAATTGGATTTACTTTCCATGTGATAAAAGATAACATAAAATTCAAGATTCTAGATTCTGCTTGTAAAGTAATGGCAATTAATTTTTATATAAAAACATACAGTGTGATTTTTTTATATAGAAAAAATTAGAAGGTTTTTGACTCGAAAAAAAATATCAGTTCCCAATTTTTTTTGTATCGAAATAAGTATTTCAAAGAACATTTTTGGATGAGTTATCATATTGATATAACTTTACACTTATTATGAAGCAGATTCTTTTTTTTATCTCTTTATTTTTTCTGTCAATCACAAAAATTTCCGCATTAATGCCAAAAAATGAAATTCGTGCTGTATGGTTGACAACTAATTATGCATTGGATTGGCCTACAAAACCATTTACAACACTTGAGGATATTGATAAACAAAAAGAAGAATTAGTGAATATTTTGTGTTGTTTGAAGAAAACCAATTTTAATATAGTTTTTTTTCAAACCCGTTTAAGGGGAAATGTTGTCTATGATTCTAAAGTAGAGCCGTTAAGTCCTTTTATAAGAAATAAAGGATATAAAGTAACATATGATCCATTGGCTTTTGCTATTGAAGAATGTCATAAATTGGGATTGGAATGCCATGCTTGGTTTGTAACTTATCTTTTAGGAGCAGCAGAAGTAAAAGGAGAGGACAATTGTTCGCTTGTGGTAAAATGTAATCAGTTGCAAACAAGAATATATAAAGGAGAGATTTACCTGGATCCAGGTGATCTTGAGACAGATAGGTACCTTCTTTCTATTGTAGAAGAAATAGTAGACAAGTATGATGTAGATGGTATTCATATGGATTACATTCGTTACCCGGAAAAACCTACAGAATTCCCTGATGATATTACTTACAAGTATTATGGTAAGGGGAAAAATAAAACTGAATGGCGAAAAGATAACATTAATCGGTTTGTGAGTAGATTATATGATATGGTAAAAGGGAAAAAACCTTGGGTACAAGTAAGTAGTGCAGTAGTGGGGATATACACTCGAAAGCTTGGTGATAATAAAAAATATTGGACTGCAAATGAAGTATATCAAGACCCAGAACAATGGTTGCGAATGGGGAAACATGATTTTATTGTCCCTATGATGTATTATTCTGGCAATTTGTTTTTCCCATTTGTTCAAGATTGGCAAGCGAGAAGTTATGGACGTTTCGTTGTTCCAGGCATAGGAATTTACCGAATGGACGAAAAAGATTCCAATTGGGACGTGCAAACAGTAACGGAACAAATCAAATCTTCTCGCCAGCATAATACAGGAGGGAATGCTTTTTTTCGTGCAAATTATTTAATTGGTAATAAAAAAGGAATTA of the Candidatus Azobacteroides pseudotrichonymphae genomovar. CFP2 genome contains:
- a CDS encoding 4-alpha-glucanotransferase, translated to MKLRFNIHFHTSSGQKLFIIGSIHELGKWDMEQAKEMFHLGDGIWYVELNIPNEVFLLYYRYFLKSGEGKLTFEEWKHPHYVRLNNHYKNYYIWDFWQLNPQYRVFYSSAFTKNWFARHDEHIIVPIYKRTIRIKISAPLVAPNERVVLLGNSEALGNWIPEKALSLSCEKFPDWQIDLDADKLPKTFEYKFCIIDEEKKSFLRWELGENRCVNVPILEKDETFIISSLYFRDKDPEWKCAGVVIPVFSLKTNNSFGIGDFGDLLQIIDWVRITNQKIIQILPINDTTNGHTWKDSYPYNIISAYALHPIYLNLKAMGTLKNSERDTFYKSKQAELNKSPVVNYKEVDKWKWEFFREIFRQDGEGVLSSCEFVSFFKENQEWLIPYANYCHIRDERDSTFSQQERYIPCHDFQLPQYKFYYYLQFHAHKQLKKVSNYARQNKIVLKGDIPVGVHREGVETWIKPDYFNMHFQVGAPPDTFSDEGQVWGFPVCNWKKIELDNYSWWKKRLQKMADYFDAYRIDHILGFFRIWQIPENFSNGSLGYFSPALPLCIEEIKRWGLPFCKNTKELFIEDLDKKGYYHPRILARHTLIYKQLNQNHQKSFDHLYNDYFYQRNNELWKLIALKHLTQIVDFTDMLVCGEDLGMIPHSVPEVMNTLQILSLEIERIPKSSGQEFTDLNCVPYFSVCTTSTHDMAPIRLWWKEDEKQTQHYYNRVLKKEGTAPKDCTPKISESIICNHLNAKSMLVIIPLQDWLSIDAQLRNSNPDTERINNPTNPCHHWQYRMHLTIEDLLEAENLNTKICSLIHRSYRTQP
- the nhaD gene encoding sodium:proton antiporter NhaD — translated: MFILMIVTFIIGYACIALENLLHIHKTATALLLAILLWIFFALGDWSSSPVYGSFLSYCEHYSCPNFATWLAHVPLVERLGEVSEILFFLLGAMTIVEIVDVYGGFRLITDKINTTQKVSLLWIIGLLTFVMSAVLDNLTTSIVIVALLRKLISNKKERWFFGSMVVLAANAGGTWSPIGDITTIMLWIADKVSSSYIIFNTFLPALTSIIIPFGILSFTMKGSITRLKTNNSEKEVVFSSRIRNFVFFLGIGALLFVPIFKTVTHLPPYLGMLGGLGILWIVTGFIHKKQLSNKYDYLSVHNILKQIDTPSILFFLGILMAVGALQTCGQLDLLSCSLEKISMKEPNKYYLISVIIGILSSIVDNVPLVAGIIGMYHFPINHYFWAFLAYTAGTGGSILIIGSAAGVAVMGMEKIDFIWYLKKISWLTLIGYLSGCFMYIFQQTLFLN
- a CDS encoding DNA alkylation repair protein, yielding MNAISLLYKILSVSDIEKAKFLQKYFKTKKGDYAEGDIMLGLSVPMVRDIVKKSPNFPFSEIQILLDSKYHEVRLAGLLFLVKQFKETKKEEERKKIFNFYLKNIHRINNWDLVDITCRDVIGSYLLNKEDRDVLYKLCRSNNLWEQRIAIVSTWTFIKNQQFDDTLAISEKLLNHQHDLIHKAVGWMLREVSKRNYPIIVSFLEKNYKRMPRTMLRYAIKHFSPEEKTHFLKKVTKLF
- the lgt gene encoding prolipoprotein diacylglyceryl transferase; its protein translation is MLSFITWKVNPIAFTIPLVDKEVRWYGIAFAVGFTIGRWIVQKIWKQEKLDEAWLDKLSLYVVISTIIGARLGHCLFYSPNYYLSHPFEIIKVWEGGVASHGGTIGIIIAVWIYSKKITHKSMLWTFDRLVVPVGFVAALIRLGNLMNHEIYGHPTNVPWAFRFIKNVQQGGANLIFTPPSHPTQLYEAFFYMLTACVCLWMYWEKEDYRYHGLIFGVFLTGIFVPRFFIEFCKNTQESFEENMLLNMGQLLSVPFIIAGIWFIYKGSKLKKQNHKK
- a CDS encoding purine-nucleoside phosphorylase, with the translated sequence MLEKLKETVSWLRPKVSAETKIGIILGTGLGELANSITNKTEIPYEKIPHFPISTVEGHNGKLLIGQLGEKSVAVMQGRFHYYEGYDMSHITYPVRVMQFLEFNYLIISNAAGGINATFQIGDIMLIEDHINLFPKNPLRGRNFPEFGVRFPDMSQVYDKELRSLAISVTKKNNIKLQFGTYVGVQGPTFETPAEYNYFRIIGGDAIGMSTIPEVIVARHGGLRVLAFSIITDLGILGKIIEVNHKDVRKAGNSAQPQMAFIIKEIIKYL
- a CDS encoding glycoside hydrolase family 10 protein, translating into MPKNEIRAVWLTTNYALDWPTKPFTTLEDIDKQKEELVNILCCLKKTNFNIVFFQTRLRGNVVYDSKVEPLSPFIRNKGYKVTYDPLAFAIEECHKLGLECHAWFVTYLLGAAEVKGEDNCSLVVKCNQLQTRIYKGEIYLDPGDLETDRYLLSIVEEIVDKYDVDGIHMDYIRYPEKPTEFPDDITYKYYGKGKNKTEWRKDNINRFVSRLYDMVKGKKPWVQVSSAVVGIYTRKLGDNKKYWTANEVYQDPEQWLRMGKHDFIVPMMYYSGNLFFPFVQDWQARSYGRFVVPGIGIYRMDEKDSNWDVQTVTEQIKSSRQHNTGGNAFFRANYLIGNKKGIRDEIKNNFYVYPALLPPLTWLKRTIPASPKHLQLTTLNDSVSLSWESVECFEKENMFYNVYYSKSKYIDIYDVSNLVATRVSSNTLSIPIDTSQIDGCYYAVTSYDRYHNESEISEPVYFKANFEN
- the dnaG gene encoding DNA primase, which produces MIDSITIERIQSASQIYEVVSDFVTLKKRGVNYVGICPFHEDNTPSLYVSPAKNLYKCFACGEGGTAIHFVMKYEQLSYPEALQYLAKKYGIEFREIKMSNEQKQIQNIREAMFILNSFAQKTFSTNLFDTKEGQSVGLSYFRKRNFRKDIIQKFQLGYADSQRDSFTQTAIRAGYKQEYLKKTGLSIIEKNYTIDRFRERVIFPIHTLSGKIVAFGGRILKKEEKVAKYVNSLESEIYHKSNELYGIYFARQAIVKYDQCYLVEGYTDVISMHQAGIENVVASAGTALTQGQIRLIRRFTKNITVLYDRDTAGIKAALRSINLLLETGLNIKTVLLPEGEDPDSFSQKQSATSFNNYIKKNETDFVRFKVELLMQDAGNDPIKKVQILTETVYTIALIPEEITRLIYVKECSYLLDIDERLLMHNVEKKREELFLQKKKNDKLQLQKTEQQNTINNLPSLEHNLNLSFPFYEYETNIMYYVVRYGEQYFYYEYEDEGTNELISANLNVIEFIVSDLEEDEIELHYPLYRKMLKEGYEWCKKNNFIAEEYYKNHSDIKISHFAVDISTDKYIESKVFSQYKETKVNEEKLKTTKQSQINKMLLKEIPYVMLNYKNAILKHRVETINKQIKLAEKGNNFDKQKELISQLSGLLKTKKVIALRLRERIITKL